In Streptococcus sp. SN-1, a single genomic region encodes these proteins:
- a CDS encoding PTS ascorbate transporter subunit IIC has product MEVISSVLNWFSSNILQNPAFFVGLLVLIGYALLKKPAHDVFSGFVKATVGYMLLNVGAGGLVTTFRPILAALNYKFQIGAAVIDPYFGLAAANNKIAAEFPDFVGTATTALLIGFGINILLVALRKITKVRTLFITGHIMVQQAATVSLMVLFLVPQLRNAYGTAAIGIICGLYWAVSSNMTVEATQRLTGGGGFAIGHQQQFAIWFVDKVAGRFGKKEESLDNLKLPKFLSIFHDTVVASATLMLVFFGAILLILGPDIMSNKEVITSGTLFNPAKQDFFMYIIQTAFTFSVYLFVLMQGVRMFVSELTNAFQGISNKLLPGSFPAVDVAASYGFGSPNAVLSGFAFGLIGQLITIVLLIVFKNPILIITGFVPVFFDNAAIAVYADKRGGWKAAVILSFISGVLQVALGALCVALLDLASYGGYHGNIDFEFPWLGFGYIFKYLGIVGYVLVCLFLLVIPQLQFAKAKDKEKYYNGAVQEEA; this is encoded by the coding sequence ATGGAAGTCATTTCAAGTGTTCTAAATTGGTTTTCTAGCAATATTTTGCAGAATCCCGCATTTTTCGTAGGTTTATTGGTGTTGATAGGATACGCACTTTTGAAAAAACCTGCCCACGACGTTTTCTCAGGGTTTGTTAAAGCAACAGTAGGGTATATGTTGCTCAATGTGGGTGCAGGTGGTTTGGTTACAACCTTCCGTCCGATCTTAGCAGCCCTTAACTACAAATTCCAAATTGGTGCAGCGGTTATCGACCCTTACTTTGGACTTGCTGCAGCAAACAACAAAATTGCAGCAGAGTTTCCAGATTTTGTTGGAACTGCAACTACAGCTCTATTGATTGGTTTCGGAATAAATATCTTGCTCGTAGCTCTTCGCAAGATCACGAAGGTAAGAACCCTCTTTATTACTGGTCACATCATGGTACAACAAGCTGCAACAGTATCTCTTATGGTTCTATTCTTAGTACCACAATTGCGCAATGCTTACGGTACAGCAGCGATTGGTATCATCTGTGGACTTTACTGGGCAGTTAGTTCAAATATGACTGTTGAGGCAACTCAACGCTTGACTGGTGGTGGCGGATTTGCGATTGGTCACCAACAGCAATTTGCAATCTGGTTTGTAGATAAAGTAGCAGGACGCTTTGGTAAGAAAGAAGAAAGTTTAGACAATCTTAAATTACCTAAGTTCCTCTCAATCTTCCACGATACAGTTGTTGCATCTGCTACCTTGATGCTCGTATTCTTCGGAGCCATTCTTTTAATCTTGGGTCCAGACATTATGTCTAATAAAGAAGTCATCACTTCAGGAACTCTATTCAATCCTGCTAAACAAGATTTCTTTATGTACATTATTCAAACAGCCTTTACCTTCTCAGTTTACTTGTTCGTTTTGATGCAAGGTGTCCGCATGTTCGTATCTGAGTTGACAAACGCCTTCCAAGGTATTTCAAACAAATTGTTGCCAGGCTCATTCCCAGCGGTTGACGTTGCAGCTTCTTATGGATTTGGTTCTCCAAACGCTGTCTTGTCAGGATTTGCCTTTGGTTTGATTGGTCAATTGATCACAATTGTCTTGCTCATCGTCTTTAAAAATCCGATTCTTATTATTACAGGATTTGTACCAGTGTTCTTTGACAATGCAGCCATTGCGGTCTACGCTGATAAACGCGGTGGATGGAAAGCGGCTGTTATCCTATCCTTCATCTCAGGTGTTCTCCAAGTTGCTTTAGGAGCTCTCTGTGTAGCTCTTCTTGATTTAGCATCTTATGGTGGTTACCATGGAAATATCGACTTTGAATTCCCATGGCTTGGATTTGGATATATCTTCAAATACCTTGGTATTGTTGGTTATGTACTTGTGTGTCTCTTCTTGCTTGTTATTCCTCAACTTCAATTTGCCAAAGCAAAAGATAAAGAGAAATATTACAACGGTGCAGTTCAAGAAGAAGCTTAG
- a CDS encoding ribonuclease P, producing the protein MLNKIRDYLDFAGLQYRNPDKAGEEREKMLEFRHKGQEARKAFTELAKAFQISHPEWQLQQTSQWMNQAQRLRPHLWVYLQREGKVTEPMMALRLYGTPADFGISLEVSFIERKKDERTLGKQAKVLKVPTVEGVYYLVYSDGQSQRWEANEENRQILRNKLSNQEVRKVLVKIDVPITENSSEEEIVEALLKSYDKILPFYLATRN; encoded by the coding sequence ATGTTGAATAAGATAAGAGACTATCTAGACTTTGCAGGTTTGCAGTACCGTAATCCAGATAAAGCTGGGGAAGAACGAGAGAAAATGCTGGAATTCCGCCATAAAGGTCAAGAGGCTCGAAAAGCCTTTACAGAACTGGCTAAAGCATTTCAGATAAGTCATCCAGAATGGCAACTCCAACAGACAAGTCAGTGGATGAACCAAGCGCAGCGTTTGAGACCACACTTATGGGTTTATCTACAGCGTGAGGGGAAAGTGACAGAACCTATGATGGCTCTTCGTTTGTATGGAACACCTGCTGACTTTGGAATTTCCTTAGAGGTCAGTTTCATCGAGCGTAAGAAAGATGAGCGAACTCTAGGCAAGCAGGCCAAAGTTTTAAAAGTTCCAACCGTTGAAGGTGTTTATTATCTAGTCTACTCTGATGGTCAAAGTCAACGGTGGGAGGCGAACGAAGAAAATCGTCAAATTTTAAGAAATAAACTATCCAATCAGGAAGTCCGAAAAGTGTTAGTTAAAATAGATGTCCCTATAACAGAGAATTCATCTGAAGAAGAAATCGTAGAAGCCCTACTGAAATCTTATGATAAAATTCTTCCATTTTATCTAGCTACGAGAAACTAA
- the jag gene encoding RNA-binding cell elongation regulator Jag/EloR yields MVVFTGSTVEEAIQKGLKELDIPRLKAHIKVISREKNGFLGLFGKKPAQVDIEAISETTVIKANQQAVKGVPKEINEQNEPVKTVSEATVDLGHVVEAIKKIEEEGQGVSDEVKAEILKNEKHASTILEETGHIEILNELQLEEAGFGEEVETPIAETQAEQTESQELEDLGLKVEPSFDIEQVATEVTTYVQTIIDDMDVEATISNDYNRRSINLQIDTNEPGRIIGYHGKVLKALQLLAQNYLYNRYSRTFYITINVNDYVEHRAEVLQTYAQKLATRVLEEGRSHQTDPMSNSERKIIHRIISRMDGVTSYSEGDEPNRYVVVDTE; encoded by the coding sequence ATGGTAGTATTTACAGGTTCAACTGTTGAAGAAGCAATCCAGAAAGGATTGAAAGAATTAGATATCCCAAGACTGAAGGCTCATATCAAAGTCATTTCTCGTGAAAAAAATGGATTTCTTGGTTTGTTTGGTAAAAAACCAGCTCAAGTTGATATTGAAGCTATTAGTGAAACAACGGTCATTAAAGCTAATCAGCAGGCTGTCAAGGGTGTTCCCAAAGAAATTAATGAACAAAATGAACCGGTCAAAACAGTCAGTGAAGCAACCGTTGATTTGGGGCATGTTGTAGAAGCAATTAAAAAGATTGAAGAGGAAGGTCAAGGGGTTTCTGATGAAGTCAAGGCTGAAATCTTGAAAAATGAAAAACATGCCAGCACTATTTTGGAAGAAACTGGACATATTGAGATTTTAAATGAATTACAGCTTGAAGAAGCTGGTTTCGGAGAAGAAGTAGAAACTCCTATTGCTGAGACTCAAGCGGAACAAACTGAAAGTCAAGAATTAGAAGATTTGGGCTTAAAGGTGGAACCGAGCTTTGATATTGAACAAGTAGCTACGGAAGTAACGACTTATGTTCAAACGATTATTGATGATATGGACGTTGAGGCGACGATTTCAAATGACTATAACCGTCGTAGCATCAATCTACAAATTGATACTAATGAGCCAGGTCGTATCATCGGTTATCATGGTAAAGTCTTGAAGGCCTTGCAACTGTTGGCTCAAAATTATCTTTATAACCGCTATTCAAGAACTTTCTACATTACTATTAATGTTAATGATTACGTTGAACACCGTGCAGAAGTCTTGCAGACCTATGCGCAAAAATTGGCGACTCGTGTTTTAGAAGAAGGTCGTAGCCATCAGACAGATCCTATGTCAAATAGTGAACGCAAGATTATCCACCGTATTATTTCACGTATGGATGGCGTGACTAGTTACTCTGAAGGTGATGAGCCAAATCGCTATGTCGTTGTAGATACAGAATAA
- a CDS encoding membrane protein insertase YidC — MKKKLQLTSLLGLSLFIMTACATNGTTSDITAESADFWSKFVYFFAEIIRFLSFDISIGVGIILFTVLIRTVLLPVFQVQMVASRKMQEAQPRIKALREQYPGRDMESRTKLEQEMRKVFKEMGVRQSDSLWPILIQMPVILALFQALSRVDFLKTGHFLWINLGGVDTTLVLPILAAVFTFLSTWLSNKALSERNGATTAMMYGIPVLIFIFAVYAPGGVALYWTVSNAYQVLQTYFLNNPFKIIAEREAVVQAQKDLENRKRKAKKKAQKTK; from the coding sequence GTGAAAAAGAAACTACAGTTGACTAGTTTGCTAGGACTGTCCCTATTTATCATGACAGCCTGTGCAACAAATGGGACAACTAGCGATATTACAGCCGAATCGGCTGATTTTTGGAGTAAATTTGTTTACTTCTTTGCGGAAATCATTCGCTTTTTATCGTTTGATATCAGTATCGGAGTGGGGATTATTCTCTTTACGGTCTTGATTCGTACAGTTCTCTTGCCGGTCTTTCAAGTGCAAATGGTGGCTTCTAGAAAAATGCAGGAAGCTCAACCACGCATTAAGGCGCTTCGAGAACAATATCCAGGTCGAGATATGGAAAGCAGAACCAAGCTAGAGCAAGAAATGCGTAAAGTCTTTAAAGAAATGGGTGTCAGACAGTCAGATTCTCTTTGGCCGATTTTGATTCAGATGCCGGTTATCTTGGCCTTGTTCCAAGCTCTATCAAGAGTTGACTTTTTAAAGACAGGTCATTTCTTATGGATTAACCTTGGTGGTGTGGATACAACCCTTGTTCTTCCGATTTTAGCAGCTGTATTTACCTTTTTAAGTACTTGGTTGTCCAACAAAGCCTTGTCTGAGCGTAATGGCGCTACGACTGCGATGATGTATGGGATTCCAGTCTTGATCTTTATCTTTGCAGTTTATGCACCAGGTGGAGTCGCCCTATACTGGACAGTGTCCAATGCTTATCAAGTCTTGCAAACCTATTTCTTGAACAATCCATTCAAGATTATCGCAGAGCGCGAGGCGGTAGTTCAGGCACAGAAAGATTTGGAAAATAGAAAAAGAAAAGCCAAGAAAAAGGCTCAGAAAACGAAATAA
- the rnpA gene encoding ribonuclease P protein component produces MKKNFRVKREKDFKAIFKEGKSFANRKFVVYQLENQKNHFRVGLSVSKKLGNAVTRNQIKRRIRHIIQNAKGSLVEDVDFVVIARKGVETLGYAEMEKNLLHVLKLSKIYQEGNGSEKETTVD; encoded by the coding sequence TTGAAGAAAAACTTTCGTGTAAAAAGAGAGAAAGATTTTAAGGCGATTTTCAAGGAGGGGAAAAGTTTTGCCAATCGCAAATTTGTTGTCTACCAATTAGAAAATCAGAAAAACCATTTTCGAGTAGGTCTATCAGTTAGCAAAAAACTAGGGAATGCCGTCACTAGAAATCAAATTAAGCGACGAATTCGACATATTATCCAGAATGCAAAAGGGAGTCTGGTAGAAGATGTCGACTTTGTTGTCATTGCTCGAAAAGGAGTCGAAACCTTGGGATACGCAGAGATGGAGAAAAATCTACTCCACGTATTAAAATTATCAAAGATTTACCAGGAAGGAAATGGGAGTGAAAAAGAAACTACAGTTGACTAG
- a CDS encoding acetate kinase, which translates to MTKTIAINAGSSSLKWQLYLMPEEKVLAKGLIERIGLKDSISTVKFDGRSEQQILDIENHTQAVKILLDDLIRFDIIKAYDEITGVGHRVVAGGEYFKESTVVEGDVLEKVEELSLLAPLHNPANAAGVRAFKELLPDITSVVVFDTSFHTTMPEKAYRYPLPTKYYTENKVRKYGAHGTSHQFVAGEAAKLLGRPLEDLKLITCHIGNGASITAVKGGQSVDTSMGFTPLGGVMMGTRTGDIDPAIIPYLMQYTEDFNTPEDISRVLNRESGLMGVSGKSSDMRDVIAAMEEGDHDATLAYEMYVDRIQKHIGQYLAVLNGADAIIFTAGIGENSANVREDVISGISWFGCDVDPEKNVFGVTGDISTEAAKIRVLVIPTDEELVIARDVERLKK; encoded by the coding sequence ATGACAAAAACAATTGCAATCAATGCGGGAAGTTCAAGTTTGAAATGGCAATTATACTTAATGCCAGAAGAAAAAGTATTGGCGAAAGGTTTGATTGAACGTATCGGTTTGAAAGATTCAATTTCAACTGTAAAATTTGATGGTCGTTCTGAACAACAAATTTTGGATATCGAAAATCATACACAAGCTGTAAAAATCTTATTGGATGACTTGATTCGTTTCGATATTATCAAGGCTTATGACGAGATTACAGGTGTTGGCCACCGTGTTGTTGCCGGTGGAGAATATTTCAAAGAATCAACAGTTGTTGAGGGAGATGTTTTAGAAAAAGTTGAAGAGTTGAGTTTGTTGGCTCCTCTCCACAATCCAGCCAATGCTGCAGGTGTTCGTGCCTTCAAGGAATTGTTGCCAGACATTACCAGTGTAGTTGTTTTTGATACTTCATTCCACACAACTATGCCAGAGAAAGCTTATCGCTATCCTCTACCAACAAAATATTACACAGAAAACAAGGTTCGTAAATATGGTGCCCACGGGACAAGTCACCAGTTTGTAGCAGGAGAAGCAGCAAAACTCTTGGGACGTCCATTAGAGGACTTGAAATTGATTACTTGCCACATCGGTAATGGTGCTTCTATTACAGCTGTTAAGGGTGGTCAATCTGTCGATACTTCAATGGGATTCACTCCACTTGGTGGTGTGATGATGGGAACTCGTACAGGGGATATTGACCCAGCTATCATTCCTTACTTAATGCAATATACAGAAGACTTTAACACGCCTGAAGACATTAGTCGCGTCCTTAATCGTGAATCAGGGCTTATGGGGGTTTCAGGTAAATCTAGTGATATGCGTGATGTGATTGCAGCTATGGAAGAAGGGGACCACGATGCCACTTTAGCCTATGAAATGTATGTTGATCGCATTCAAAAACATATCGGTCAATACCTTGCAGTCTTAAATGGAGCAGATGCTATTATCTTTACTGCAGGTATCGGTGAAAATTCTGCAAACGTACGTGAAGATGTTATCTCAGGTATCTCTTGGTTTGGCTGTGATGTTGATCCAGAGAAGAACGTCTTTGGCGTGACAGGAGACATCTCAACAGAGGCAGCGAAGATTCGTGTTTTGGTTATTCCAACAGATGAAGAATTGGTCATTGCCCGTGACGTTGAACGCTTGAAAAAATAA
- a CDS encoding class I SAM-dependent methyltransferase, with protein sequence MDFEKIEQAYTYLLENVQVIQSDLATNFYDALVEQNSIYLDGETELEQVKENNQVLKRLALRKEEWLKTYQFLLMKAGQTEPLQANHQFTPDAIALLLVFIVEELLKEEEITILEMGSGMGILGATFLTSLDKKVDYLGMEVDDLLIDLAASMADVIGLQAGFVQGDAVRPQMLKESDVVISDLPVGYYPDDAVASRHQVASSQEHTYAHHLLMEQGLKYLKSDGYAIFLAPSDLLTSPQSDLLKGWLKEEASLTAMISLPENLFANVKQSKTIFILQKKSETAVEPFVYPLASLQDASILMKFKENFQKWTQGTEI encoded by the coding sequence ATGGATTTTGAAAAAATTGAACAAGCTTATACTTATTTACTAGAGAATGTCCAAGTCATCCAAAGTGATTTGGCGACCAACTTTTATGACGCCTTGGTGGAGCAAAATAGCATCTATCTGGATGGTGAGACTGAGCTAGAGCAGGTCAAGGAGAACAATCAAGTCCTTAAGCGCTTAGCGCTACGCAAAGAAGAATGGCTCAAGACCTACCAGTTTCTCTTGATGAAGGCTGGGCAGACAGAGCCCTTACAGGCCAATCACCAGTTTACACCAGATGCCATTGCTTTACTTTTGGTGTTTATTGTGGAAGAGTTGCTTAAAGAGGAGGAAATTACTATTCTCGAAATGGGGTCTGGGATGGGAATTCTAGGCGCTACTTTCTTGACCTCGCTTGATAAAAAGGTGGATTATTTGGGAATGGAAGTGGATGATTTGCTGATTGATTTGGCAGCTAGCATGGCAGATGTGATTGGTTTGCAGGCTGGTTTTGTCCAAGGAGATGCCGTTCGTCCACAAATGCTCAAAGAAAGCGATGTGGTCATCAGCGACTTGCCTGTCGGTTATTATCCTGATGATGCCGTTGCGTCGCGCCATCAAGTTGCTTCTAGTCAAGAACATACCTACGCTCATCACTTGCTCATGGAACAAGGACTTAAGTACCTCAAGTCAGATGGATACGCTATTTTTCTCGCTCCGAGTGATTTGTTGACCAGCCCTCAAAGTGATTTGTTGAAAGGCTGGTTGAAAGAAGAGGCAAGTCTGACTGCCATGATTAGTTTGCCTGAAAATCTCTTTGCCAATGTCAAACAATCCAAGACAATTTTTATCTTACAGAAGAAAAGTGAAACAGCAGTAGAGCCTTTTGTTTATCCACTTGCTAGCTTGCAAGATGCAAGTATTTTAATGAAATTTAAAGAAAATTTTCAAAAATGGACTCAAGGTACTGAAATATAA
- a CDS encoding class I SAM-dependent methyltransferase: protein MKHDFNHKAETFDSPKNIFLANLVCQAVEKQLNLLSDKEILDFGGGTGLLALPLAKQAKSVILVDISEKMLEQARLKAERQEIKNIQFLEQDLLKNPLEQEFDLIVVCRVLHHMPDLDAALSLFHQHLRENGQLLLADFTKTEANHHGFELAELETKLIQHGFSSVYSQILYSAEDLFQGNYSELFLTVAQKSLA, encoded by the coding sequence ATGAAACATGATTTTAACCACAAAGCAGAAACTTTCGATTCCCCTAAAAATATTTTCCTTGCAAACTTGGTTTGTCAAGCAGTCGAGAAGCAGCTTAATCTTCTATCAGACAAAGAAATTTTGGATTTCGGTGGAGGGACGGGGCTATTAGCCTTGCCTCTGGCAAAACAAGCCAAATCTGTAATATTGGTGGATATTTCAGAGAAAATGCTGGAGCAAGCTCGTTTGAAAGCGGAGCGACAAGAAATCAAGAATATCCAGTTTTTGGAGCAAGATTTATTGAAAAATCCCTTAGAGCAAGAGTTTGATCTCATTGTTGTTTGTCGGGTTCTTCATCATATGCCTGATTTGGATGCGGCTCTCTCACTGTTTCATCAACATCTGAGAGAAAACGGACAACTTTTACTTGCTGATTTTACCAAGACAGAAGCTAACCATCATGGATTTGAATTGGCTGAACTGGAAACCAAGCTAATTCAGCACGGTTTTTCATCTGTGTATAGTCAGATTCTCTATAGTGCTGAAGACCTGTTTCAAGGAAATTACTCAGAACTCTTTTTAACAGTAGCCCAAAAATCACTCGCCTAG
- the comGG gene encoding competence type IV pilus minor pilin ComGG gives MWKKKKVKAGVLLYAVTMAAIFSLLLQFYLNRQVAYYQDYALNKEKLIAFAMAKRTKDKVEQESGEQVYNLGQVSYQNKKTSLVTTVRTPKSQYEFIFPSVKIKEEKRDKKEEVATDSSEKAEKKKSEEKVEKKDNS, from the coding sequence GTGTGGAAAAAGAAAAAAGTTAAGGCAGGGGTTCTCCTCTATGCAGTGACCATGGCAGCCATCTTTAGTCTTTTGTTACAATTTTACTTGAACCGACAAGTCGCCTACTATCAAGACTATGCTTTAAATAAAGAAAAGTTAATTGCTTTTGCTATGGCCAAGCGAACCAAAGATAAGGTTGAGCAAGAAAGTGGAGAACAGGTTTATAACCTAGGTCAGGTGAGCTATCAAAATAAGAAAACAAGCTTGGTGACGACGGTTCGTACGCCTAAGAGTCAATATGAATTTATCTTTCCTTCCGTCAAAATCAAAGAAGAGAAAAGAGATAAAAAGGAAGAGGTAGCGACCGATTCAAGCGAAAAAGCGGAGAAGAAAAAATCAGAAGAGAAGGTCGAAAAGAAAGATAATTCTTAG
- the comGF gene encoding competence type IV pilus minor pilin ComGF, with the protein MVQNSCWLSKSHKVKAFTLLESLIALIVISGSLLLFQDMSQLLISEVRYQQQSEQKEWLLFVHQLEAELDRSQFEKVEGNRLYMKQDGKEIAIGKSKSDDFRKTDASGRGYQPMVYGLKSAQITEDNQLVRFRFQFQKGLEREFIYRVEKEKS; encoded by the coding sequence ATGGTTCAGAACAGTTGTTGGCTATCAAAGAGCCATAAGGTCAAGGCTTTTACCTTGTTGGAATCCTTGATTGCCCTTATTGTCATCAGTGGGAGCCTACTCCTCTTTCAAGACATGAGTCAGCTCCTCATTTCAGAAGTTCGCTACCAACAACAAAGCGAGCAAAAGGAGTGGCTCTTGTTTGTGCACCAGCTGGAGGCAGAATTAGACCGTTCGCAATTCGAAAAAGTGGAGGGCAATCGCCTCTATATGAAGCAGGATGGCAAGGAAATTGCGATAGGTAAGTCAAAATCGGATGATTTTCGTAAAACCGATGCTAGTGGACGGGGTTATCAGCCTATGGTTTATGGCCTCAAATCCGCTCAGATTACAGAGGACAATCAGTTGGTGCGTTTTCGTTTCCAGTTCCAAAAAGGCTTAGAAAGGGAGTTCATCTATCGTGTGGAAAAAGAAAAAAGTTAA
- the comGE gene encoding competence type IV pilus minor pilin ComGE, with product MEKLNALRKQKIRAVILLEAVVALAIFASIATLLLRQIQKNRQEEAKILQKEEVLRVAKMTLQTGQNQVNINGVEIQVFSSEKGLEVYHGSEQLLAIKEP from the coding sequence ATGGAAAAATTAAACGCATTAAGGAAACAAAAAATTAGGGCAGTGATTTTACTGGAAGCAGTAGTTGCTCTAGCTATCTTTGCCAGCATTGCAACCCTCCTTTTGAGACAAATTCAGAAAAATAGGCAAGAAGAAGCAAAAATCTTGCAAAAGGAAGAAGTCTTGAGGGTAGCTAAGATGACCTTGCAGACAGGTCAAAATCAGGTAAACATAAATGGAGTTGAGATTCAGGTGTTTTCTAGTGAAAAGGGATTGGAGGTCTACCATGGTTCAGAACAGTTGTTGGCTATCAAAGAGCCATAA
- the comGD gene encoding competence type IV pilus minor pilin ComGD codes for MQNKIRLKRSRIKAFTMLESLLVLGLVSILALGLSGSVQSTFAAVEEQIFFMEFEELYRDTQKRSVASQQKTSLNLDGQTISNGSQKLTVPKGIQAPSGQSITFDRAGGNSSLAKVEFQTSKGMIRYQLYLGNGKIKRIKETKN; via the coding sequence ATGCAAAACAAAATAAGACTCAAACGGTCGCGGATTAAGGCCTTTACCATGCTGGAAAGCCTCTTGGTTTTGGGACTTGTGAGTATCCTTGCCTTGGGCTTGTCTGGCTCTGTCCAGTCCACTTTTGCGGCGGTAGAGGAGCAGATTTTCTTTATGGAGTTTGAAGAACTCTATCGGGACACTCAAAAACGCAGTGTAGCTAGTCAGCAAAAGACTAGTCTAAACTTAGATGGGCAGACGATTAGCAATGGCAGTCAAAAGTTGACAGTCCCCAAAGGGATTCAGGCACCATCAGGTCAAAGTATTACATTTGATCGAGCTGGGGGCAATTCGTCCCTGGCTAAGGTTGAATTTCAGACCAGTAAAGGAATGATTCGCTATCAGTTATATCTAGGAAATGGAAAAATTAAACGCATTAAGGAAACAAAAAATTAG
- the comGC gene encoding comG operon protein ComGC, translated as MKKMMTFLKKAKVKAFTLVEMLVVLLIISVLLLLFVPNLTKQKEAVNDKGKAAVVKVVESQAELYSLDKNEDASLSKLQADGRITEEQAKAYKEYHAKQNKTQTVAD; from the coding sequence ATGAAAAAAATGATGACATTCTTGAAAAAAGCTAAGGTTAAAGCTTTTACACTTGTGGAAATGTTGGTGGTCTTGCTGATTATCAGCGTGCTTCTATTACTCTTTGTACCTAATCTGACCAAGCAAAAAGAAGCAGTCAACGACAAAGGAAAAGCTGCTGTTGTTAAGGTGGTGGAAAGCCAGGCAGAGCTTTATAGCTTGGATAAAAATGAAGATGCTAGCTTAAGTAAGTTACAAGCAGATGGGCGAATCACAGAAGAGCAAGCTAAAGCTTATAAAGAATATCATGCAAAACAAAATAAGACTCAAACGGTCGCGGATTAA
- the comGB gene encoding competence type IV pilus assembly protein ComGB, which translates to MDISQVFRLKRKKLATAKQKNIITLFNNLFSSGFHLVETISFLDRSALLDKQCVTQMRTGLSQGKSFSEMMESLGFSSAIVTQLSLAEVHGNLHLSLGKIEEYLDNLAKVKKKLIEVATYPLILLGFLLLIMLGLRSYLLPQLDSSNIATQIIGNLPQIFLGMVGFVSILVLLALTFYKRSSKMRVFSILARIPFLGIFVQTYLTAYYAREWGNMISQGMELTQIFQIMQEQGSQLFKEIGQDLAQSLQNGREFSQTIATYPFFKKELSLIIEYGEVKSKLGSELEIYAEKTWEAFFTRVNRTMNLVQPLVFIFVALIIVLLYAAMLMPMYQNMEVNF; encoded by the coding sequence ATGGACATATCACAAGTCTTCAGGCTGAAACGGAAAAAATTAGCTACAGCTAAGCAAAAAAATATCATCACCTTGTTTAACAATCTCTTTTCCAGCGGTTTTCATCTGGTAGAGACTATCTCCTTTTTAGATAGGAGTGCCTTGTTGGACAAGCAGTGTGTGACCCAGATGCGCACGGGCTTGTCTCAGGGGAAATCATTCTCAGAAATGATGGAAAGTTTGGGCTTTTCAAGTGCCATTGTCACTCAGTTATCCCTAGCGGAAGTCCATGGAAATCTCCACCTGAGTTTGGGAAAGATAGAAGAGTATCTAGACAATCTAGCCAAGGTCAAGAAAAAATTAATTGAAGTAGCGACCTATCCCTTGATTTTACTGGGATTTCTTCTCTTAATTATGCTGGGGCTACGTAGCTACCTACTACCACAACTGGATAGTAGTAATATTGCCACCCAAATTATCGGAAATCTGCCACAAATCTTTCTAGGAATGGTAGGATTTGTTTCCATACTTGTCCTTTTAGCACTCACTTTTTATAAAAGAAGTTCTAAGATGCGCGTCTTTTCTATCTTAGCACGCATTCCTTTTCTTGGAATCTTTGTGCAGACTTATCTGACAGCTTATTATGCGCGTGAATGGGGTAATATGATTTCGCAGGGAATGGAGCTGACGCAGATTTTTCAAATCATGCAGGAACAAGGTTCCCAGCTCTTTAAAGAAATCGGTCAAGATTTAGCTCAATCCCTACAAAATGGCCGCGAATTTTCTCAAACCATAGCAACCTATCCTTTCTTTAAAAAAGAGTTGAGTCTCATCATCGAGTATGGTGAAGTCAAGTCCAAGCTGGGGAGTGAGTTGGAAATCTATGCTGAAAAAACTTGGGAAGCCTTTTTTACCCGAGTTAACCGCACCATGAATTTGGTGCAGCCACTGGTTTTTATCTTTGTGGCACTGATTATCGTTTTACTTTATGCGGCAATGCTCATGCCCATGTATCAAAATATGGAGGTAAATTTTTAA